From the genome of Sphingobacterium kitahiroshimense, one region includes:
- a CDS encoding porin: protein MKKYIISSLLLLGTIHILQAQENVEIKNPLTISGYVEVYSQYDFSNPKNNSRPGYVYSHHRNNEVNLNLGMIKLNYESDRIRTNLALAAGTYMNANYAAEPVTLKNIYEANVGIKISEKHNLWIDAGVLPSHIGFESAISKDCYTLTRSIGADNSPYFETGAKISYTTDDGKWMMSGLVLNGWQRIQRIDGNSTPAFGHQLTYRPTDKITLNSSSFIGNDKADSVRQMRYFHNFYGQFQLHDKFTVITGFDIGAEQKEKGSSHYNTWFTPVLIASYKPHDDFAIALRGEYYQDKKGIIINTGTTNGFQTFGYSFSVDYVVFSNLVWRTELKRLQSKDAIFADRNDSLEKDNMIGITSLALRF from the coding sequence ATGAAAAAATATATCATCAGTTCCCTATTGTTATTAGGAACTATCCATATTTTGCAAGCACAAGAAAACGTTGAGATCAAAAATCCGTTAACGATTAGTGGCTATGTTGAAGTATACAGTCAGTACGATTTTTCTAACCCTAAAAATAATTCCCGACCAGGATATGTATACAGTCATCATCGTAATAATGAGGTTAATTTAAATCTTGGAATGATTAAATTAAATTATGAATCTGATAGAATCAGGACTAACCTGGCATTGGCGGCTGGTACTTATATGAATGCAAATTATGCTGCTGAACCAGTAACGTTGAAAAATATCTACGAAGCAAATGTCGGTATCAAGATTTCAGAAAAGCATAATTTATGGATTGATGCTGGTGTTTTGCCATCTCATATTGGATTTGAAAGCGCCATTAGTAAGGATTGCTATACCCTGACACGTAGTATAGGAGCGGATAACTCTCCTTATTTTGAAACAGGAGCTAAGATATCGTATACGACCGATGACGGTAAATGGATGATGAGCGGATTAGTTTTAAATGGCTGGCAAAGAATTCAGCGGATTGACGGAAACAGTACCCCCGCTTTTGGGCATCAGTTAACGTATAGGCCCACGGATAAAATAACTTTAAACAGCAGTTCGTTTATTGGTAATGATAAAGCCGATTCTGTTCGTCAGATGCGGTATTTTCATAATTTTTATGGACAGTTCCAACTGCATGATAAATTTACGGTTATAACAGGGTTTGATATTGGTGCTGAACAAAAAGAAAAAGGAAGCAGTCATTATAACACATGGTTTACTCCAGTTTTGATCGCTTCCTATAAACCTCATGATGATTTTGCTATAGCTTTACGAGGTGAATATTATCAAGATAAGAAAGGGATAATTATTAATACCGGAACTACAAATGGTTTTCAAACATTTGGTTATTCCTTTTCAGTAGATTATGTGGTTTTCTCAAATTTAGTATGGCGAACAGAGTTAAAGAGACTACAGAGTAAAGATGCTATTTTTGCTGATCGAAATGATTCTTTGGAAAAAGATAATATGATTGGAATTACTTCTTTGGCATTACGTTTTTAA
- the kdpA gene encoding potassium-transporting ATPase subunit KdpA produces MNTEIIAIIVMFLGTIALAIPLGKYIAKVFAGNKTIFDPVFNPIERLFYKLTGINPKVEMSWKQHMVAMLTINMIWFLVGMLVLMMQGRLPLNPDQNPSMTADLAFNTVISFVVNCNLQHYSGETGVSYLGQYWLMFLQFVSAGTGMAAVVTLFRAFRDKTATDLGNFYEYFIKSCTRILLPLSFIVAIILAFQGTPMTFEGKDTIVSLQGDTVEVSRGPAAAFVAIKHIGTNGGGFFGTNSAHPFENPTYLSNMIEMAAQMIVPFAMIFAFGYFIKRRKLSWMMFAVMTVGFLMLAIPNIKMEMDGNPALTSLGIDQSLGAMEGKEIRIGAATSGFWSIVTTVISTGSVNSMHDSSMPLSGMNELLAMMINSFYGGAGVGILNFFIFIILAVFISGLMVGRTPEFLGKKIEAREMKIAMIIALIHPFLILISAGLATAFPGQGASTLNNPGFHGFSEILYEYTSSSANNGSGFEGLGDNTPWWNISTGIVLILSRFLPIIGPVAIAGLLAKKKFIPEGEGTLQTDTATFGILVFTVIIIVAALSFFPALALGPIAEYFSMR; encoded by the coding sequence ATGAATACAGAAATAATAGCCATAATCGTCATGTTTCTTGGTACGATCGCTTTAGCAATTCCTTTAGGGAAATATATTGCGAAAGTATTTGCTGGAAATAAGACAATCTTTGATCCCGTTTTCAATCCGATTGAAAGATTATTTTATAAACTAACAGGTATAAACCCAAAAGTTGAAATGAGTTGGAAGCAGCATATGGTTGCGATGCTCACTATCAATATGATTTGGTTTCTGGTGGGAATGCTGGTACTGATGATGCAAGGAAGATTACCTTTAAATCCAGATCAAAATCCAAGCATGACAGCAGATTTGGCATTCAACACGGTAATCTCTTTTGTTGTGAACTGTAATTTACAACATTACTCTGGTGAAACTGGGGTGAGTTATTTGGGACAATATTGGTTGATGTTTTTACAGTTTGTCAGTGCAGGTACAGGTATGGCTGCAGTAGTAACTCTTTTTAGAGCTTTTAGAGATAAAACAGCTACAGATTTAGGTAATTTTTATGAATATTTTATAAAATCCTGTACACGAATTCTGCTTCCATTATCCTTTATTGTAGCTATTATACTTGCTTTTCAAGGAACACCCATGACGTTTGAGGGTAAGGATACGATTGTAAGTCTGCAAGGTGATACCGTTGAAGTATCGCGAGGACCTGCCGCAGCGTTTGTTGCAATCAAACATATTGGAACAAATGGTGGTGGTTTTTTTGGAACCAATTCAGCTCACCCTTTTGAAAATCCGACCTATTTAAGCAATATGATCGAAATGGCCGCGCAGATGATCGTACCATTTGCCATGATATTTGCTTTCGGCTATTTTATTAAGAGGAGAAAATTGTCCTGGATGATGTTTGCCGTGATGACTGTAGGATTTTTGATGTTGGCAATTCCCAATATCAAGATGGAAATGGATGGTAACCCTGCTTTAACGAGTTTGGGAATTGATCAGTCATTAGGTGCAATGGAAGGAAAAGAAATCCGAATTGGAGCAGCAACATCTGGGTTCTGGAGTATTGTGACAACAGTGATTTCAACTGGATCTGTCAATTCCATGCACGATAGTTCAATGCCACTTTCCGGAATGAATGAATTATTAGCAATGATGATAAATAGTTTTTATGGAGGTGCAGGAGTTGGTATCCTTAACTTTTTCATCTTCATTATTCTTGCTGTATTTATCAGTGGCCTGATGGTGGGGCGCACACCCGAGTTTTTAGGAAAAAAAATAGAAGCTAGAGAAATGAAGATTGCGATGATTATTGCATTGATTCACCCATTTCTAATCTTAATCAGTGCAGGTTTAGCAACCGCATTTCCCGGACAAGGTGCATCAACACTAAACAATCCTGGTTTTCATGGTTTCAGTGAGATCTTATATGAATATACATCTTCATCGGCAAATAATGGAAGTGGATTCGAAGGTTTAGGTGATAATACACCTTGGTGGAATATCAGCACTGGTATCGTTTTGATCTTATCACGCTTCTTGCCGATTATCGGACCAGTAGCAATTGCAGGTTTGTTGGCTAAGAAAAAATTCATTCCTGAGGGCGAGGGAACTTTACAGACAGATACAGCAACTTTTGGGATTTTGGTATTTACAGTAATCATTATTGTAGCTGCATTATCATTTTTCCCAGCATTAGCGTTAGGTCCTATTGCTGAATATTTTTCTATGCGTTAA
- a CDS encoding K(+)-transporting ATPase subunit C — protein MKKHILPAIKLTFILIVFFAVIYPFAVWAIAQAAPNEGKGEIITFKGRTYYSNIGQAFTNDHYFWSRPSAAGYNAAGSAGSNKGPSNPSYLAEVKGRIDTFLVHNPAITKAQIPADLITASASGLDPHFSVQAAQVQVKRIAKIRNIAEADLMTLIHEHTEKPLIGLFGPAKINVLKLNIALDQLSAK, from the coding sequence ATGAAAAAGCATATTTTACCAGCTATAAAGCTGACTTTTATCCTAATTGTTTTTTTTGCAGTCATCTATCCTTTTGCTGTATGGGCCATTGCTCAAGCAGCTCCAAATGAAGGTAAAGGTGAAATCATTACTTTTAAAGGTAGGACTTATTACAGCAATATTGGTCAGGCCTTTACAAATGATCACTATTTCTGGTCCCGTCCTTCTGCGGCTGGCTATAATGCAGCAGGATCTGCGGGAAGTAACAAAGGCCCTTCAAACCCGTCATATCTGGCAGAGGTAAAAGGTAGGATAGATACATTTTTGGTGCATAATCCCGCTATTACAAAAGCACAAATACCTGCTGATCTTATTACTGCAAGTGCGAGTGGCTTAGATCCTCACTTTTCAGTACAGGCAGCTCAGGTTCAGGTGAAACGTATTGCTAAGATCCGAAATATTGCAGAAGCAGACTTAATGACATTAATTCATGAGCATACCGAAAAACCATTAATCGGACTATTTGGTCCTGCGAAAATAAATGTATTAAAGTTGAATATTGCATTAGACCAATTATCTGCAAAATAA
- a CDS encoding YARHG domain-containing protein, producing MKRLFYIALAFVMLTSCNSKTDKKSSDQSVSGAMVENEIHPELYGNWVGDFTVDEKVSEEILEKQGEFPAEFDYSPKINLTIKRITADTVIAQNVVKGNLRPLVGKIEENGNLITFILDEPGDKKSDGRFEFKLNKDTLEGAWTAFDQSVNVKKRNFKLIKKQFVYNANLMLPNDENSEPLIDWYASKKESKTMADGDSTYTFINDLYRAASPVVYTLNASKTKLTEADLKNLKKLDLEIIRNTIFARHGYAFTKINVRQFFDPVDWYVPVSNDVTKELTQLERDNIALLTRFEKFATDNYDHFGR from the coding sequence ATGAAAAGACTTTTCTATATTGCACTGGCATTCGTCATGCTAACCTCTTGTAATAGTAAAACAGATAAAAAATCTTCAGACCAATCAGTTTCGGGAGCTATGGTCGAAAATGAGATTCATCCAGAATTATATGGAAATTGGGTAGGCGATTTTACTGTAGATGAAAAAGTTTCGGAAGAAATTCTTGAAAAGCAAGGCGAGTTTCCTGCTGAATTCGATTATAGTCCTAAAATTAATTTGACAATTAAAAGAATTACAGCCGATACAGTCATTGCGCAAAATGTGGTAAAAGGAAATTTAAGACCTTTGGTAGGGAAAATAGAAGAAAATGGAAATTTGATCACCTTTATCTTGGATGAGCCCGGAGATAAAAAATCTGACGGAAGATTTGAGTTCAAATTGAATAAAGATACTTTAGAGGGGGCTTGGACAGCATTTGATCAAAGTGTAAATGTGAAAAAAAGGAATTTCAAATTAATAAAAAAACAGTTCGTTTATAATGCTAATCTCATGTTACCTAATGATGAAAATAGCGAACCATTAATTGATTGGTATGCGTCAAAAAAGGAATCAAAGACGATGGCAGACGGAGATTCAACTTACACCTTTATTAATGATTTATATCGTGCAGCATCGCCTGTTGTATATACGCTCAATGCGTCAAAAACAAAGCTCACAGAAGCCGATTTAAAAAATTTGAAGAAGTTGGATTTAGAGATTATTCGAAATACTATTTTTGCACGTCATGGATATGCTTTTACTAAAATTAATGTGCGTCAATTCTTTGATCCGGTGGATTGGTATGTGCCGGTTTCCAATGATGTAACAAAAGAGCTAACGCAATTGGAACGTGATAATATTGCCCTATTAACACGTTTTGAAAAGTTTGCAACTGATAACTATGATCATTTTGGTCGTTAG
- a CDS encoding DUF2306 domain-containing protein, whose amino-acid sequence MAEIIWQYRNFELDTSFLQIKQTEITEIFWYRFVFYAHVTFAILALPAGFTQFNSTILRTYPRLHRAFGYLYAGAILIVAAPSGFLIAMQANGGPVAQIAFTLLAIFWFYVTLQAVLRAKTGDFKAHKNFMIRSFALTCSALTLRYWKLVLVYFFHPYPMDLYQLVAWLGWIPNLLIAEWIINRNK is encoded by the coding sequence ATGGCAGAAATTATTTGGCAATATCGAAATTTTGAATTAGATACTTCTTTTTTACAGATTAAACAAACTGAAATAACAGAGATCTTCTGGTACAGATTTGTGTTTTATGCCCATGTTACTTTTGCAATTTTAGCGCTTCCAGCTGGATTTACACAATTTAATAGCACCATTTTAAGAACATACCCACGTTTACATAGAGCATTTGGTTATTTATATGCTGGTGCTATTTTAATTGTTGCAGCACCCTCTGGTTTTTTAATCGCAATGCAAGCTAACGGTGGACCAGTTGCTCAGATTGCCTTTACATTACTTGCAATATTTTGGTTTTACGTTACACTTCAAGCTGTTCTAAGAGCAAAAACGGGAGATTTTAAAGCGCATAAAAATTTTATGATCAGAAGTTTTGCATTGACATGTTCGGCATTAACTTTGCGCTATTGGAAACTTGTATTAGTTTATTTCTTTCATCCCTATCCCATGGACCTATACCAATTGGTGGCCTGGTTAGGCTGGATTCCAAATCTACTAATTGCAGAATGGATAATTAACCGTAATAAATAA
- the kdpF gene encoding K(+)-transporting ATPase subunit F: MIALLIVAVGVFAYIVYVLLKPEQF, encoded by the coding sequence ATGATAGCATTACTCATAGTAGCAGTAGGCGTGTTTGCATACATCGTGTATGTATTACTAAAGCCCGAGCAGTTTTAA
- a CDS encoding sigma-54-dependent transcriptional regulator gives MSTILIIDDEEKIRTLLARIITLEGFEVFQASDLKKGLKRLEEQDIDVVICDVKLPDGSGVDSTKVIKEKYPLIEIILLTAYGNIPDGVQAIKNGAFDYITKGDDNNKIIPLVNNASEKVALAKRVQKLEKQLGDRYSFDKIVGKSKPILNAIDLAKRVAVTDTTVLLTGDTGTGKEVFAQAIHQASNRSKFNFVAINCAAFSKELLEGELFGHKAGSFTGAMKDQRGLFEEANKGTIFLDEIGEMPVELQAKILRVLETGEFLKIGETKVTRVDVRIIAATNRNLEEEIANEHFRSDLFYRLSVFSIYLPALRERKQDIHLLANHFTQIFSLRAKRKELQISPEYITALENHQWKGNIRELKNCIERSVILSDNDVLCVDTLPFASIAVDSGVKMLSAFSMASVEKVHIQKVLHHTQGNKAEAARLLEIGIATLYRKIEEYKLIS, from the coding sequence TTGAGCACTATCCTAATCATCGACGACGAAGAAAAGATTCGTACACTACTTGCTAGAATTATTACCCTAGAAGGCTTTGAGGTATTTCAAGCTTCAGATTTAAAGAAAGGATTGAAACGCTTGGAAGAGCAAGATATTGATGTTGTAATCTGTGATGTTAAATTACCCGACGGAAGTGGTGTAGATAGCACAAAAGTAATAAAAGAGAAGTACCCGTTAATTGAAATTATCTTGTTGACAGCATATGGAAATATTCCGGATGGCGTACAGGCAATTAAAAATGGAGCTTTTGATTACATTACCAAAGGAGACGATAACAATAAGATTATTCCATTAGTAAATAATGCAAGCGAAAAGGTAGCATTGGCAAAAAGAGTTCAAAAACTCGAAAAACAGCTAGGAGACCGCTATTCCTTTGACAAGATTGTCGGAAAATCGAAACCAATATTAAATGCAATTGATTTAGCAAAAAGAGTTGCTGTTACTGATACAACAGTGTTATTAACAGGTGATACAGGAACTGGAAAAGAAGTGTTTGCACAAGCGATACATCAGGCAAGTAACCGTAGTAAGTTTAATTTTGTCGCCATTAATTGTGCTGCTTTTAGTAAAGAACTATTGGAAGGTGAATTATTTGGACATAAGGCCGGTTCTTTTACCGGTGCAATGAAAGATCAAAGAGGACTTTTTGAAGAGGCAAATAAAGGCACTATTTTTCTTGATGAAATCGGCGAAATGCCAGTGGAATTGCAAGCCAAAATTTTAAGGGTATTAGAAACTGGCGAATTTTTAAAAATTGGAGAAACAAAAGTAACACGTGTAGATGTTCGTATTATTGCAGCTACGAATCGTAATTTGGAAGAAGAAATAGCAAATGAACATTTCAGAAGTGACTTATTTTATCGTCTTTCGGTATTCAGTATTTATTTGCCAGCACTGCGTGAACGTAAGCAAGATATTCATTTATTGGCAAATCATTTTACACAAATCTTTTCTTTGCGTGCTAAGAGAAAAGAATTACAAATCTCGCCTGAATATATTACTGCATTGGAAAACCATCAATGGAAAGGAAATATTCGTGAACTTAAAAATTGCATAGAACGTAGTGTGATTTTATCAGATAATGATGTATTGTGTGTTGACACGCTTCCTTTTGCTAGTATAGCCGTTGATTCAGGTGTAAAAATGTTATCTGCCTTCTCCATGGCAAGTGTAGAAAAAGTGCATATTCAAAAAGTACTACACCATACTCAGGGAAACAAAGCAGAGGCTGCTCGTCTTTTGGAAATTGGTATTGCAACACTCTATCGTAAGATTGAAGAGTATAAATTAATATCATGA
- a CDS encoding sensor protein KdpD codes for MEERKDAEHFLGLIKKSRKGKFKLYIGMSAGVGKTYRMLQEAHMLLHSGVDIKIGYIETHNRKETHALLDGIPLITRRKLFYKGKELEELDVQAVINIHPEIVIIDELAHSNIEGSVNAKRWQDVVDILDAGISVISAVNIQHIESLHDEIKNITGVDVQERIPDSVLGLADEVVNIDLTAEELINRLKDGKIYDAAKIEMALANFFNSDHILQLRELALKEVASQVQRKVETEVIHHKYMKKEQFLACVSSNEKTATIVIRKTARLANYYNSKWFVLYVQTPKESVSKIALDKQRHLINNFKLATELGAEIIKVNHSKIATAIIEQCEAKQITTVCIGKPHLGLIKIIWATNTFNKLLTKLSNEKIDLIILS; via the coding sequence ATGGAAGAAAGAAAAGATGCGGAACATTTCTTAGGGCTGATAAAAAAATCTAGGAAAGGAAAATTTAAACTGTATATCGGTATGAGCGCTGGTGTAGGGAAGACTTATCGTATGCTACAAGAGGCACATATGCTTCTACATAGTGGGGTAGATATTAAAATAGGTTATATTGAAACTCATAATAGAAAAGAAACACATGCATTATTGGATGGTATTCCGTTGATAACCAGACGTAAACTTTTTTATAAGGGAAAAGAGCTTGAAGAATTGGATGTTCAGGCGGTTATTAACATACATCCTGAAATTGTCATAATTGATGAACTTGCTCATAGTAATATTGAAGGAAGTGTCAATGCTAAGCGTTGGCAGGATGTTGTCGATATATTGGATGCAGGTATCAGTGTGATCAGCGCAGTCAATATTCAGCACATTGAAAGTCTGCATGATGAGATTAAGAATATAACAGGTGTTGATGTACAGGAACGTATACCCGATAGTGTGCTGGGATTGGCCGATGAGGTCGTTAATATTGATTTAACAGCTGAAGAGTTGATAAATAGATTGAAAGATGGTAAAATTTATGATGCTGCTAAGATAGAAATGGCATTAGCAAATTTTTTTAATAGTGATCATATTTTGCAATTACGTGAACTGGCTTTAAAAGAAGTTGCTTCACAGGTGCAAAGGAAAGTTGAGACGGAGGTTATTCATCATAAATATATGAAGAAGGAGCAATTTCTAGCTTGTGTAAGTTCAAATGAGAAGACTGCTACGATCGTAATTCGTAAGACTGCAAGGTTAGCAAACTATTATAATAGTAAATGGTTTGTTCTCTATGTACAAACGCCTAAAGAAAGTGTTTCTAAAATAGCGCTGGATAAACAGCGACATTTGATTAATAATTTTAAATTAGCAACAGAATTGGGCGCCGAGATTATAAAGGTTAATCATAGCAAGATCGCTACAGCCATTATTGAGCAATGTGAAGCAAAACAGATAACGACAGTTTGTATAGGTAAGCCACATTTGGGATTAATCAAAATCATTTGGGCAACAAATACTTTTAATAAACTTCTGACGAAGCTTTCAAACGAAAAAATTGATCTTATAATTCTTTCATAA
- a CDS encoding glucose-1-phosphate adenylyltransferase, whose product MSHKVVSIVLGGGRGTRLYPLTEQRSKPAVPIAGKYRLVDIPISNCLNSGYNKIFVLTQYNSASLNKHIKNAYNFSIFSKGFVDILAADQNNEGDRWFEGTADAVRRTQKNLLNVDYDYVLILSGDQLYQMDYAALVDFHVKNKGDVTIATIPVTGKDATGFGILKSDENNVITSFIEKPNKEELLNWGSEVSEEMDKRGRHYLASMGIYVFSKGVLASLLKENPGMDFGKEIIPESIDSKNVLSYQFDGYWTDIGTISSFFEANIGLTDDIPDFNLFNETVYTRARMLPPSKISGTTLNNTIVADGCILNGDKIQRSIIGIRSRIGHGTVIKNTYMMGSDYYEQLEEVLELGSTQAPPPVGVGERCYIENAILDKNCRIGNNVRIKGGKHLKDGDYETYAVCDGIVVVKKEAVIVNGITIGC is encoded by the coding sequence ATGTCACACAAAGTAGTCTCTATTGTTTTGGGGGGTGGACGAGGTACTCGTTTGTATCCCTTGACCGAACAGCGCTCAAAACCAGCTGTACCAATTGCTGGTAAATACCGTTTGGTGGATATTCCGATTTCGAATTGCTTAAATTCCGGATATAATAAAATCTTTGTTCTGACACAGTATAATTCGGCATCTTTAAATAAGCACATTAAAAACGCTTATAATTTCAGTATTTTTAGTAAAGGATTTGTAGATATATTAGCTGCAGATCAAAATAATGAAGGCGATCGGTGGTTCGAAGGAACAGCTGATGCTGTGAGGAGAACACAGAAAAATCTGCTGAATGTCGATTATGACTATGTACTTATTCTTTCAGGTGATCAATTGTATCAAATGGATTATGCTGCATTAGTCGACTTTCATGTTAAAAACAAAGGAGATGTCACCATTGCAACTATTCCTGTCACTGGTAAAGATGCAACAGGATTTGGAATTTTAAAATCGGATGAAAATAATGTTATTACCTCCTTTATAGAAAAGCCTAATAAAGAAGAACTGTTAAACTGGGGGTCCGAAGTATCAGAAGAGATGGATAAGCGCGGTAGACATTATTTAGCTTCTATGGGGATTTATGTTTTTTCAAAAGGAGTATTGGCCTCCTTACTCAAAGAAAATCCAGGTATGGATTTTGGGAAAGAAATCATTCCTGAAAGTATAGATTCCAAAAATGTACTGAGTTATCAATTTGATGGGTACTGGACCGACATTGGTACAATTAGTTCTTTTTTTGAAGCAAATATTGGTTTAACCGATGATATCCCTGATTTTAATTTGTTTAATGAAACAGTTTATACAAGAGCACGGATGTTGCCTCCTTCTAAAATATCAGGAACTACATTAAACAATACAATTGTTGCAGATGGATGTATTCTTAATGGCGATAAAATTCAGCGTTCCATCATTGGTATTCGCTCCCGTATAGGACATGGTACAGTGATTAAAAACACCTATATGATGGGGAGTGATTATTATGAACAACTGGAGGAAGTTTTGGAATTAGGAAGTACGCAGGCACCTCCGCCAGTAGGCGTCGGTGAACGATGTTATATTGAAAATGCAATCCTAGATAAAAACTGTCGTATTGGTAATAATGTTCGTATAAAAGGAGGGAAGCATCTTAAAGATGGAGATTATGAGACCTATGCTGTTTGTGACGGTATCGTGGTCGTAAAGAAAGAAGCGGTTATTGTGAACGGCATTACCATTGGCTGTTAA
- the kdpB gene encoding potassium-transporting ATPase subunit KdpB, protein MNKNQSLFQSDMLLQACKQSFVKLNPKLMFRNPVMFTVEIGTFVMLVVSLWILSGESSQGSFGYNFTIFLILLLTLLFANFAEAIAEARGKAQADSLRKTREETPAKLANGSMISSSQLVKGDIFICEAGDIIPSDGEIVAGLATIDESAITGESAPVIREAGGDKSSVTGGTKVLSDKIQVKVTTEPGESFLDKMIALVEGASRQKTPNEIALTILLAGFTLVFIIVTVTLKPFADYANAPITIAAFISLFICLIPTTIGGLLSAIGIAGMDRALRANVITKSGKAVETAGDIDVLLLDKTGTITIGNRKATHFYPTKGIAEEQLIKAAVLSSMSDETPEGKSIIELAGVNPLAYPINAPVFIKFTAETRSSGIDFDQTRIRKGATDAIRNIVTQAGNVFPVDITDQVTEISQNGGTPLVVCENEIALGVIELQDVIKPGIQERFERLRKMGIKTVMVTGDNPLTAKYIAEKAGVDDFIAEAKPEDKMNYIKMEQANGRLVAMMGDGTNDAPALAQADVGVAMNSGTQAAKEAGNMVDLDNDPTKLIEVVEIGKQLLMTRGTLTTFSIANDVAKYFAIIPALFITAIPALQGLNIMQLHSPESAILSAVIFNALIIPFLIPLALKGVAYKPIGASALLRRNLLIFGVGGILVPFVGIKLIDLIVSLFI, encoded by the coding sequence ATGAATAAGAATCAATCATTATTTCAGAGTGATATGTTATTGCAGGCTTGCAAACAGTCTTTCGTGAAATTGAACCCCAAACTGATGTTTCGTAATCCCGTAATGTTTACGGTAGAGATCGGAACTTTTGTGATGCTAGTAGTCAGTTTATGGATATTGTCAGGAGAATCATCACAAGGTAGTTTTGGTTATAACTTCACCATATTTTTGATTTTATTGCTTACTCTGTTGTTTGCCAATTTTGCGGAAGCGATTGCTGAAGCTAGAGGAAAAGCACAAGCAGACAGTTTACGTAAAACAAGAGAGGAAACCCCTGCAAAATTAGCAAATGGAAGTATGATTTCTTCTTCACAACTTGTGAAAGGTGATATCTTTATATGTGAAGCAGGTGATATCATTCCTTCTGATGGAGAGATTGTTGCGGGCTTGGCAACGATAGACGAAAGCGCGATCACTGGAGAGTCGGCTCCTGTCATACGTGAAGCTGGAGGGGATAAAAGTAGTGTAACAGGCGGAACAAAAGTATTGTCCGATAAGATACAGGTAAAAGTAACTACCGAACCAGGTGAAAGTTTTTTAGATAAAATGATCGCTTTGGTAGAAGGAGCAAGTCGTCAAAAAACACCAAATGAAATTGCATTGACCATTCTTTTAGCAGGTTTTACCTTGGTATTCATTATTGTTACTGTGACTTTAAAACCTTTTGCAGATTATGCCAATGCGCCCATCACAATTGCAGCTTTTATTTCACTATTTATCTGCTTAATACCCACTACGATTGGCGGATTATTATCCGCAATTGGTATCGCAGGAATGGATAGAGCGTTGCGGGCAAATGTCATTACTAAAAGCGGAAAAGCAGTAGAGACGGCTGGAGATATTGATGTCCTATTATTGGATAAAACTGGTACCATTACCATTGGTAACCGTAAAGCAACACATTTTTACCCAACGAAGGGCATAGCCGAAGAGCAACTGATTAAAGCTGCTGTATTAAGTTCAATGAGTGATGAAACTCCTGAAGGAAAATCAATCATTGAGTTGGCTGGTGTTAATCCGTTGGCATATCCAATCAATGCACCCGTTTTTATCAAATTCACGGCAGAGACAAGAAGTTCAGGGATCGATTTTGATCAGACTCGTATTCGTAAAGGTGCGACTGATGCGATCCGTAATATCGTTACGCAGGCCGGAAATGTATTTCCAGTAGATATAACCGATCAGGTTACTGAAATTTCTCAAAATGGAGGTACACCCTTAGTTGTTTGTGAAAACGAAATTGCTTTAGGCGTCATTGAATTGCAGGACGTTATTAAACCAGGGATTCAAGAGCGGTTCGAACGTTTACGGAAAATGGGTATCAAAACAGTTATGGTAACCGGCGATAATCCATTGACGGCAAAATATATTGCCGAAAAGGCCGGAGTCGATGATTTTATTGCTGAGGCTAAGCCAGAGGATAAGATGAACTACATCAAAATGGAACAAGCTAATGGCCGTCTGGTTGCCATGATGGGAGATGGTACAAATGATGCTCCAGCACTGGCTCAGGCAGATGTTGGTGTTGCAATGAATAGTGGGACGCAAGCTGCTAAGGAAGCAGGCAACATGGTTGATTTGGATAATGATCCGACGAAATTGATCGAAGTTGTGGAGATCGGTAAACAATTATTGATGACTCGTGGCACACTTACTACTTTTAGTATTGCAAACGATGTGGCGAAATATTTTGCGATTATTCCTGCTTTATTCATTACGGCTATTCCAGCTTTGCAAGGATTAAATATTATGCAATTACATAGTCCAGAGAGTGCCATCTTATCTGCCGTGATATTCAATGCCCTAATTATTCCATTTTTAATTCCATTGGCTTTGAAAGGGGTGGCCTATAAACCCATAGGTGCAAGTGCACTGTTACGGCGTAATCTGCTCATTTTTGGAGTAGGGGGTATTTTGGTGCCATTTGTAGGCATCAAATTGATTGATCTTATTGTATCCTTATTTATTTAA